Proteins found in one Miscanthus floridulus cultivar M001 chromosome 4, ASM1932011v1, whole genome shotgun sequence genomic segment:
- the LOC136552906 gene encoding uncharacterized protein isoform X2, which produces MSLHAYLDSFKGPLIEEVHYDVFSSLNGYAHANFIEIIRLEKLSGEKSIFCFEVSMPSEDEKSREIYVPKHGDIIVVSSQKPKHVSDLTKNRASYNLGSVLKSGDEEDSDLPPNCYIVRFRSAILVEVDPETSMPTGPCFAVFLINIKTYDHIWKCLHLLGANDHKFAALQGRGANTAIVNLVWQYKKQAAEDGTLSSPQLSQCLTRKSVDDLGLEKFNLNDSQLSAVADCVSSAIENRSPSLKLIWGPPGTGKTKTISTILWAMLMKGLRTLTCAPTNTAVLEIASRIFRLVEQSSDGSVCFLNDIVLFGNKEKMKIRHEDDLSMVFLDSRAERLLPCFMPCTGWMHCLRSLIDHLENPITSYRLHVEKILEDERKKESAKQNTCEDAIRKARDVGDNSARASCVSLSEPSAKDGHKPIQGEAPPRYPLRSNPNSKDHLLAPLSVFHKTIFSHPFAFKPHNRREDEDNKGGCHGSGAMEGTFRILPFEDYFKDYFNKATKKLREYIEIMYNDYPRNPETGHSFQCMLEVLELIEILQKLINYKNNDVWSDEFHDCKIEDEGNPILWSEQLACVRSNTSKKYKFKLARSLCVQELRYLQKNLELPDYYSMRSIQIYLLQRTKCILCTVSSSFRLYNVPLGNSSTDVCSLLKKPETFNLLDMLIVDEAAQLKECETLIPLQLPGIRQAVFIGDEYQLPALVKSKISDSANFGRSVFKRLSLLGHEKHLLNVQYRMHPEISKFPVATFYDGKISDGPNVTSKSYDKMFLASKIFGPYSFINVDGGHETTEKHGQSLKNTVEVAAVVRIVQRLFKESVSTRSKLSVGVVSPYNAQVRAIHEKVGKFYNTYDGFSVKVKSVDGFQGAEEDIIIISTVRSNGAGSVGFLTNLQRTNVALTRAKHCLWIVGNGTTLSNSKSVWQKIVKDARDRGCYFEASDDKDLSNAVVKAIIELDDAENLVKMDSLHISRPRSQFQKSGPKYLS; this is translated from the exons ATGTCATTGCATGCTTACTTGGACTCATTTAAGGGCCCTCTCATTGAAGAAGTACATTATGATGTCTTTTCGTCATTGAACGGTTATGCTCATGCAAACTTTATAGAGATAATCCGACTGGAGAAGCTTAGTGGTGAGAAATCAATATTCTGTTTTGAGGTTTCCATGCCGTCTGAGGACGAAAAGTCAAGGGAGATTTATGTCCCCAAACATGGGGATATAATAGTTGTGTCCTCGCAGAAACCAAAGCATGTGTCTGATCTGACAAAGAATAGAGCATCGTACAATTTAGGTTCGGTTCTAAAATCTGGAGATGAAGAAGACAGTGATTTGCCACCAAATTGCTATATTGTTCGGTTTCGATCAGCTATTCTTGTGGAAGTAGATCCTGAAACAAGCATGCCTACAGGGCCATGTTTTGCTGTCTTTCTCATAAATATCAAGACATACGATCACATATGGAAGTGCCTTCACTTATTGGGAGCAAATGATCATAAGTTTGCAGCACTTCAGGGCAGAGGGGCTAATACAGCTATTGTCAATCTGGTGTGGCAGTACAAGAAACAG GCAGCTGAAGATGGTACCTTGTCATCCCCCCAGCTCTCTCAATGCCTCACTCGTAAATCAGTTGATGACCTTGGCCTTGAGAAGTTCAACCTAAATGATTCACAGCTGAGTGCAGTAGCTGACTGTGTCTCATCAGCAATAGAGAACCGGTCGCCTTCCCTAAAACTAATATGGGGACCCCCTGGGACAGGCAAAACAAAAACCATCAGTACTATCCTCTGGGCAATGCTCATGAAGGGCTTAAGGACACTTACCTGTGCCCCTACTAACACTGCCGTGTTGGAAATTGCATCTCGAATTTTCAGGCTTGTTGAGCAGTCTTCAGATGGCAGTGTCTGCTTTCTCAATGACATTGTCCTGTTTGGAAACAAAGAAAAGATGAAAATACGTCATGAGGATGATCTTTCCATGGTATTCTTGGACTCTCGCGCTGAACGGTTGCTGCCATGTTTCATGCCATGCACAGGCTGGATGCATTGTTTGCGCTCGCTAATAGATCATCTTGAGAATCCTATTACCAGTTACAGGCTGCACGTTGAGAAAATACTTGAAGATGAAAGGAAAAAGGAGAGCGCTAAGCAAAATACATGTGAAGATGCAATTCGTAAAGCACGTGATGTGGGTGACAACTCTGCGAGGGCTTCTTGCGTTTCGCTATCAGAGCCCTCTGCAAAGGATGGGCACAAGCCTATCCAGGGTGAAGCACCCCCACGTTATCCTTTGCGTTCAAACCCCAACTCCAAAGATCATCTTCTCGCACCCCTCTCGGTGTTCCACAAGACCATCTTCTCGCACCCCTTTGCGTTCAAACCCCATAACAGGCGTGAAGACGAGGACAATAAGGGAGGATGCCACGGTTCTGGAGCAATGGAGGGTACATTCAGAATACTGCCATTCGAAGATTATTTCAAAGATTATTTCaacaaggcgacaaagaagttaAGAGAGTACATTGAGATAATGTACAATGATTATCCACGAAATCCAGAAACAGGACACAGCTTTCAGTGCATGCTGGAGGTGCTCGAATTGATTGAAATTCTTCAGAAACTGATAAATTATAAAAATAATGATGTATGGTCAGATGAATTTCATGATtgcaagatagaagatgaaggtAACCCTATTTTGTGGTCTGAGCAGCTAGCCTGTGTGCGGAGTAACACTAGCAAAAAGTACAAATTCAAGCTAGCTAGATCCTTGTGTGTGCAAGAATTAAGATATCTTCAGAAAAATTTGGAGCTTCCTGATTATTACAGCATGCGATCAATTCAGATTTACTTGCTGCAGAGAACAAAATGCATTCTCTGTACAGTTTCTAGTTCTTTCAGGTTGTACAATGTGCCCTTGGGCAATTCTTCTACAGATGTTTGCAGTTTGCTCAAAAAGCCTGAAACATTCAACCTTTTGGACATGCTGATTGTGGATGAGGCTGCACAGCTCAAAGAGTGTGAGACCTTAATTCCTTTGCAGCTGCCTGGCATAAGGCAGGCTGTGTTCATTGGAGATGAATATCAACTACCTGCTCTGGTGAAAAGCAAA ATATCTGATAGTGCAAACTTTGGACGAAGTGTTTTCAAAAGGTTAAGTTTGCTAGGCCATGAGAAGCACCTTCTGAATGTTCAATACAGGATGCATCCAGAAATAAGCAAGTTTCCAGTTGCGACATTTTACGATGGCAAGATATCTGACGGTCCCAATGTCACTAGTAAGAGCTATGATAAAATGTTTTTGGCGAGCAAAATATTTGGACCCTATTCCTTTATTAATGTAGATGGGGGACATGAAACAACTGAGAAGCATGGCCAGAGCCTTAAAAacacagtagaagttgctgccGTAGTGCGGATAGTCCAGAGATTGTTCAAAG AATCAGTGTCGACACGTAGCAAGCTCTCTGTTGGTGTTGTGTCCCCATATAATGCTCAAGTTAGAGCTATCCATGAAAAAGTGGGGAAATTCTATAACACATATGATGGTTTCTCCGTGAAAGTGAAATCAGTGGATGGTTTCCAAGGCGCGGAGGAAGATATCATTATCATATCCACAGTGAGGAGCAATGGAGCTGGTTCTGTTGGGTTTCTTACAAACCTGCAGAGGACCAATGTGGCTTTGACAAGGGCTAA GCATTGTTTATGGATAGTAGGAAATGGAACGACCTTGTCCAACAGCAAGTCTGTTTGGCAGAAAATAGTGAAGGATGCACGTGATCGAGGTTGCTACTTCGAAGCCAGTGACGACAAGGATCTGTCAAATGCAGTAGTCAAGGCCATCATTGAGCTTGATGATGCCGAGAATTTAGTGAAAATGGACTCGCTGCATATAAGCAGGCCGAGGTCTCAGTTTCAG AAATCAGGGCCTAAGTACCTTTCATGA
- the LOC136552906 gene encoding uncharacterized protein isoform X1, whose amino-acid sequence MEAEPEHDPLAKMKAVLNYWESVTKDDRTLSKFDVGFLEHKILSWSIQDVFNKDLLKQQVHRIPDTFMSLHAYLDSFKGPLIEEVHYDVFSSLNGYAHANFIEIIRLEKLSGEKSIFCFEVSMPSEDEKSREIYVPKHGDIIVVSSQKPKHVSDLTKNRASYNLGSVLKSGDEEDSDLPPNCYIVRFRSAILVEVDPETSMPTGPCFAVFLINIKTYDHIWKCLHLLGANDHKFAALQGRGANTAIVNLVWQYKKQAAEDGTLSSPQLSQCLTRKSVDDLGLEKFNLNDSQLSAVADCVSSAIENRSPSLKLIWGPPGTGKTKTISTILWAMLMKGLRTLTCAPTNTAVLEIASRIFRLVEQSSDGSVCFLNDIVLFGNKEKMKIRHEDDLSMVFLDSRAERLLPCFMPCTGWMHCLRSLIDHLENPITSYRLHVEKILEDERKKESAKQNTCEDAIRKARDVGDNSARASCVSLSEPSAKDGHKPIQGEAPPRYPLRSNPNSKDHLLAPLSVFHKTIFSHPFAFKPHNRREDEDNKGGCHGSGAMEGTFRILPFEDYFKDYFNKATKKLREYIEIMYNDYPRNPETGHSFQCMLEVLELIEILQKLINYKNNDVWSDEFHDCKIEDEGNPILWSEQLACVRSNTSKKYKFKLARSLCVQELRYLQKNLELPDYYSMRSIQIYLLQRTKCILCTVSSSFRLYNVPLGNSSTDVCSLLKKPETFNLLDMLIVDEAAQLKECETLIPLQLPGIRQAVFIGDEYQLPALVKSKISDSANFGRSVFKRLSLLGHEKHLLNVQYRMHPEISKFPVATFYDGKISDGPNVTSKSYDKMFLASKIFGPYSFINVDGGHETTEKHGQSLKNTVEVAAVVRIVQRLFKESVSTRSKLSVGVVSPYNAQVRAIHEKVGKFYNTYDGFSVKVKSVDGFQGAEEDIIIISTVRSNGAGSVGFLTNLQRTNVALTRAKHCLWIVGNGTTLSNSKSVWQKIVKDARDRGCYFEASDDKDLSNAVVKAIIELDDAENLVKMDSLHISRPRSQFQKSGPKYLS is encoded by the exons ATGGAAGCTGAGCCTGAGCACGATCCACTGGCAAAGATGAAGGCCGTGCTCAACTACTGGGAGTCGGTGACCAAAGACGACCGCACGCTGAGCAAGTTCGATGTTGGCTTCTTGGAGCACAAAATATTGTCCTGGTCCATCCAAGACGTCTTCAACAAGGACCTCCTTAAGCAGCAG GTCCACAGGATTCCTGATACCTTCATGTCATTGCATGCTTACTTGGACTCATTTAAGGGCCCTCTCATTGAAGAAGTACATTATGATGTCTTTTCGTCATTGAACGGTTATGCTCATGCAAACTTTATAGAGATAATCCGACTGGAGAAGCTTAGTGGTGAGAAATCAATATTCTGTTTTGAGGTTTCCATGCCGTCTGAGGACGAAAAGTCAAGGGAGATTTATGTCCCCAAACATGGGGATATAATAGTTGTGTCCTCGCAGAAACCAAAGCATGTGTCTGATCTGACAAAGAATAGAGCATCGTACAATTTAGGTTCGGTTCTAAAATCTGGAGATGAAGAAGACAGTGATTTGCCACCAAATTGCTATATTGTTCGGTTTCGATCAGCTATTCTTGTGGAAGTAGATCCTGAAACAAGCATGCCTACAGGGCCATGTTTTGCTGTCTTTCTCATAAATATCAAGACATACGATCACATATGGAAGTGCCTTCACTTATTGGGAGCAAATGATCATAAGTTTGCAGCACTTCAGGGCAGAGGGGCTAATACAGCTATTGTCAATCTGGTGTGGCAGTACAAGAAACAG GCAGCTGAAGATGGTACCTTGTCATCCCCCCAGCTCTCTCAATGCCTCACTCGTAAATCAGTTGATGACCTTGGCCTTGAGAAGTTCAACCTAAATGATTCACAGCTGAGTGCAGTAGCTGACTGTGTCTCATCAGCAATAGAGAACCGGTCGCCTTCCCTAAAACTAATATGGGGACCCCCTGGGACAGGCAAAACAAAAACCATCAGTACTATCCTCTGGGCAATGCTCATGAAGGGCTTAAGGACACTTACCTGTGCCCCTACTAACACTGCCGTGTTGGAAATTGCATCTCGAATTTTCAGGCTTGTTGAGCAGTCTTCAGATGGCAGTGTCTGCTTTCTCAATGACATTGTCCTGTTTGGAAACAAAGAAAAGATGAAAATACGTCATGAGGATGATCTTTCCATGGTATTCTTGGACTCTCGCGCTGAACGGTTGCTGCCATGTTTCATGCCATGCACAGGCTGGATGCATTGTTTGCGCTCGCTAATAGATCATCTTGAGAATCCTATTACCAGTTACAGGCTGCACGTTGAGAAAATACTTGAAGATGAAAGGAAAAAGGAGAGCGCTAAGCAAAATACATGTGAAGATGCAATTCGTAAAGCACGTGATGTGGGTGACAACTCTGCGAGGGCTTCTTGCGTTTCGCTATCAGAGCCCTCTGCAAAGGATGGGCACAAGCCTATCCAGGGTGAAGCACCCCCACGTTATCCTTTGCGTTCAAACCCCAACTCCAAAGATCATCTTCTCGCACCCCTCTCGGTGTTCCACAAGACCATCTTCTCGCACCCCTTTGCGTTCAAACCCCATAACAGGCGTGAAGACGAGGACAATAAGGGAGGATGCCACGGTTCTGGAGCAATGGAGGGTACATTCAGAATACTGCCATTCGAAGATTATTTCAAAGATTATTTCaacaaggcgacaaagaagttaAGAGAGTACATTGAGATAATGTACAATGATTATCCACGAAATCCAGAAACAGGACACAGCTTTCAGTGCATGCTGGAGGTGCTCGAATTGATTGAAATTCTTCAGAAACTGATAAATTATAAAAATAATGATGTATGGTCAGATGAATTTCATGATtgcaagatagaagatgaaggtAACCCTATTTTGTGGTCTGAGCAGCTAGCCTGTGTGCGGAGTAACACTAGCAAAAAGTACAAATTCAAGCTAGCTAGATCCTTGTGTGTGCAAGAATTAAGATATCTTCAGAAAAATTTGGAGCTTCCTGATTATTACAGCATGCGATCAATTCAGATTTACTTGCTGCAGAGAACAAAATGCATTCTCTGTACAGTTTCTAGTTCTTTCAGGTTGTACAATGTGCCCTTGGGCAATTCTTCTACAGATGTTTGCAGTTTGCTCAAAAAGCCTGAAACATTCAACCTTTTGGACATGCTGATTGTGGATGAGGCTGCACAGCTCAAAGAGTGTGAGACCTTAATTCCTTTGCAGCTGCCTGGCATAAGGCAGGCTGTGTTCATTGGAGATGAATATCAACTACCTGCTCTGGTGAAAAGCAAA ATATCTGATAGTGCAAACTTTGGACGAAGTGTTTTCAAAAGGTTAAGTTTGCTAGGCCATGAGAAGCACCTTCTGAATGTTCAATACAGGATGCATCCAGAAATAAGCAAGTTTCCAGTTGCGACATTTTACGATGGCAAGATATCTGACGGTCCCAATGTCACTAGTAAGAGCTATGATAAAATGTTTTTGGCGAGCAAAATATTTGGACCCTATTCCTTTATTAATGTAGATGGGGGACATGAAACAACTGAGAAGCATGGCCAGAGCCTTAAAAacacagtagaagttgctgccGTAGTGCGGATAGTCCAGAGATTGTTCAAAG AATCAGTGTCGACACGTAGCAAGCTCTCTGTTGGTGTTGTGTCCCCATATAATGCTCAAGTTAGAGCTATCCATGAAAAAGTGGGGAAATTCTATAACACATATGATGGTTTCTCCGTGAAAGTGAAATCAGTGGATGGTTTCCAAGGCGCGGAGGAAGATATCATTATCATATCCACAGTGAGGAGCAATGGAGCTGGTTCTGTTGGGTTTCTTACAAACCTGCAGAGGACCAATGTGGCTTTGACAAGGGCTAA GCATTGTTTATGGATAGTAGGAAATGGAACGACCTTGTCCAACAGCAAGTCTGTTTGGCAGAAAATAGTGAAGGATGCACGTGATCGAGGTTGCTACTTCGAAGCCAGTGACGACAAGGATCTGTCAAATGCAGTAGTCAAGGCCATCATTGAGCTTGATGATGCCGAGAATTTAGTGAAAATGGACTCGCTGCATATAAGCAGGCCGAGGTCTCAGTTTCAG AAATCAGGGCCTAAGTACCTTTCATGA